In Rhodothermales bacterium, the genomic window CGGGGCGAACGTGCGCGACGCAATCGCGAACGGCGAAGCCGACTACATCCCCGTCTTCCTCAGCGAGGTCCCGAACCTGTTCAAGCACGGCATCCTCCCCCTCGACGTGGCCCTCGTGCAGGTCTCCCCGCCGGACTCCCACGGCTTCTGCACGCTCGGCGTGTCAGTGGACGCCTCCCACGAAGCCGTGAAGCAGGCCCCGCTCGTCATCGCCGAGATCAACCCGAACATGCCGCGCACGCACGGCGACGGCTTCGTGCACGTGGACGACATCGACTACGCCGTCGAGGTGGACTACCCGCTCCCCGAGCACGCCCGGCCCGAACTGTCCGACGCCGAAATCGCCATCGGCCGCCACTGCGCCGGGCTCGTCGAGGACGGCGCCACGCTGCAGATGGGCATCGGCGCGATCCCCGACGCCGTGCTCGCCGCGCTGACGAGCCACCGCGACCTCGGCATCCACACGGAGATGTTCTCCGACGGCGTGATCGACCTCGTCGAACGCGGCGTGGTGACGGGCGCGAAGAAGCGCGTGCACCCCGGCAAGCTGGTCTCCTCGTTCCTCATGGGCACGCGCAAGCTCTACGACTTCGTCGATGACAACCCGCAGGTGGTGATGCTAGGCGCGGACTACGTCAACGACACCGCCGTCATCCGCCGCAATCCGAAGGTGACGGCCATCAACAGCGCCATCGAAGTGGATCTCACCGGGCAGGTCGTGGCCGATTCGATTGGAACGCGGAT contains:
- a CDS encoding acetyl-CoA hydrolase/transferase C-terminal domain-containing protein is translated as MRIVQAAEAVSVIKSRDRVFIHTAVAAPQRLIEAMTARASELRSVEVVHLHTEGPAPYAAPELGTSFRTRAFFIGANVRDAIANGEADYIPVFLSEVPNLFKHGILPLDVALVQVSPPDSHGFCTLGVSVDASHEAVKQAPLVIAEINPNMPRTHGDGFVHVDDIDYAVEVDYPLPEHARPELSDAEIAIGRHCAGLVEDGATLQMGIGAIPDAVLAALTSHRDLGIHTEMFSDGVIDLVERGVVTGAKKRVHPGKLVSSFLMGTRKLYDFVDDNPQVVMLGADYVNDTAVIRRNPKVTAINSAIEVDLTGQVVADSIGTRMFSGVGGQMDFIRGASLSPGGKPIIALPSTTNKGHTRITAMLHPGGGVVTTRAHVHYVVTEYGVANLYGKSLRERARALISIADPAHREALEEAAIERFKHLPD